CCCTGGCGCGTTTCGAGCAGTTCTACCGGGAGCAGTTTCCCCAGCTGCAGTTCATGGCGCGGAGGCGGCCCGAGGCGGCCGCGGTGGTCGAAGCGGCCCGCGCCCGCGGGTGGAAGGTGGTCCTGGCCACCAGCCCCATCTTCCCCATGGTGGCCATCGCCGAGCGCCTGCGCTGGGCGGGGCTCAGCGCGGACCGGTTCGACCTGGTGACGGTGCTGGAGAACATGCACAGCTGCAAGCCCCAGCCGGACTACTATCTGGAGGTGGCACGGCGCATCGGGGTCGAACCCGGCCGCTGCCTGATGGTGGGCAACGACCTGCGCGACGACATCGCGCCCGCGCGGGTGGCGGGCATGGCCGTGTACGTGGTGGAAGGGCTCGTCCTTCACGAGGGCGAGCCGGGGGCCGCGGGCGCGCCCCGGGGCACCCTGGCCCAGCTGCTGCAACTGTTTGTCAAAAACGGAGCAAACGGTAACATTTTTGCAAAGCCCGAGACCTTGCACGGCAACAACGCCGCACTAGAGTAGGAATTGGCCGGACCGGCCGGGTGGCAATGGCCTCATCGCCCTGGTTGTTCGTCATGATCCACCCGTTGCACCCGGCCTCGATCCTGACCAGGTGAACGCCACGGTGCGGCGGTCGGAACCCCCGCCGCGCGGCGCGCGGGCCGGACATGAGCGGAACTGCCCATCCGCTGCCCTCCCCGGGAACCCACCCGGCCCGCCGCACACCCGCCCTCCCCGGAACCCACCGGTGTGCGGCGCCGCGAGTGACCGTCGGCACCTGGTACGAAAGCCCCGCGGGATCCCGCGGGGCTTTTCTCTTCTCGTGTCGTTTTTCCCGCCCGGGGAGAATCCTAGGACCAGCACCGGATCGCGGCACCGGACACCGGCTCCGGCGGGCCGGCGCCCACCCGGGTTGTTCCGGGCGCACGGCCGGGCCCCCCTCCCTGCCCCCTGGCTCGCCACCCGATGGCGGGGACGGGGCTCCCTGGATACGGTGGAGGAGAGGGCCCGAACTCCGGCGGGCCCGGTCCGGGAGGCCCGGGAACATGCCGTGACCCGGGATCGAAAGGGGGCCGGACGGTGGATTCCCTGCTGGCTGCCCGGCTGCAGATGGCCATCTCCCTGGGATTCCACATGATCTTCGCGTCCCTGGCCCTGGGCATGCCGGTGCTCATGCTCATGGCCGAGGGGTTGTACCTGCGGCGGGGCGACCCGCGCTACCTGGAGCTGGCGCGCACCTGGGCCAAGGTGACGGCCATCACCTTTGCCATCGGGGCAGTGAGCGGCACCGCCCTGTCCTTCGAGCTGGGCCTGCTCTGGCCGCGCTTCATGGAACTGGCCGGACCGGCCACGGGCCCGGCCTTCACCCTGGAAGGCTTCGCCTTCTTCACCGAGGCGATCTTCCTGGGCCTGTACCTCTACGGGTGGAACCGGCTCTCGCCCCGGGCCCACTGGCTGGCGGGCATCCCCGTGGCGCTGAGCAGCGCCGCCTCCAGCGTGATGGTGGTGGCGTCCAACGCCTGGATGCAGAACCCGGTGGGTGTCCAAACCCTGCTTGAAGAACCCCACCGCTTCGATCCGGTGGCGGCCCTCTTCGGCAACCCCGCCTGGCCGGTGATGGCGCTGCATTCCACCCTGGCCTGCTATGCGGCGACGGCCTTCATGGTGGCCGCCGTGTATGCCTGGGCGGCCCTGAAAGGCTACCGGGACCCCATGCGGCGCAGCGCCCTGCGCATGGCCATGGCCATGGGCACCGTGGCCGCGCTGTTGATGCCCGTCACCGGCGACGTCAGCGCCAAGTTCGTCGCCCAGAACCAGCCCGTCAAGCTGGCGGCCATGGAGGCCCAGTTCGAGACGGAGGCCGGGGCGCCTCTGCGCATCGGCGGCCTGCCCGATCCGGAGACGGGCCGGGTGGCGTATGCCCTGGAGATTCCCGGCATGCTCAGCTGGCTGGCCTACGGGGACACGGGGGCCGTGGTGGAGGGGCTCGACCGGGTGCCCCGCGACCGCTGGCCCAACGTGCCCCTGACCCACATCGCCTTTCAGGTCATGGTGGTGGCGGGGATCCTGATGGTGCTGGTTTCGGCCTGGTACTGGTGGGCCGTCTGGCGCCACGAACGCGGGGCCCGGGCCGGGACCGCCGTCCGGGCCGGCGCAGCCCACGGCGACGCGACGGCAACCGGCTCCGGAGGAGCGGCGGGGGTGCTGGCCGACCGGCGCCTCATGCGAGGCCTGGTGGCGGCCGGGCCCCTGGGCATCGTGGCCCTGGAGGCCGGGTGGATCGTTACCGAGGTGGGCCGGCAGCCCTGGATCATCCGGGACGTGATGCTCACGGCGGACGCGGTGACGCCGGCCCCCGGGGTGGTGACCACCCTGGTGGCCTTCACGCTGCTCTATGTGCTGTTGAGCGTTACCCTGGTCTGGCTGCTGCGCCGGATCGGCCACAAGGACGTCCCCGGGGAGACGGCCGGGATCCACCCGGCCGGCGCCGGCGATCCGGCCCATCCCGCCGGCCCGGGCGGTCCGGGCGGCCGCCGGCCGGCCACTGCGGAGGCAGGTGGTGCGGGTGCCGGCGGCGGCAGGTGATCCCTTGCCCGAAACGGTGGTGGCGGTGGTCCTGATGCTGGCGCTGACGGCCTACGCGGTCCTGGGCGGGGCCGACTTCGGCGGCGGCGTCTGGGACCTTTTGGCCCGGGGGCCGCGGGCGGAGGCCCAGCGCCAGGCCATCGCCCGGGCCATGGGGCCGGTGTGGGAAGCGAACCACGTGTGGCTGATTTTTGCCCTGGTGCTGCTGTTCACCGCCTTCCCCCGGGCGTACAGCAGCCTGGGGGTGGCTCTCTTCGTCCCCTTTCACCTGGTGCTGGCGGGCATCGTGCTGCGGGGCGCCGCCTTCGTCTTCCGGGCGCCCGCGGCCACGGCGGCCGGTCCCCAGCGGGCCTGGGCCAGCGTCTTCGGTGCGGCCAGCACCATCACGCCCTTTCTCCTGGGCGCCACCCTGGCGGCCGTCTCCTCGGGCGGCATTCGGGTGGCGCCCGACGGCAGCGTGTCGACCAATGCCCTCCACGCCTGGTTCAGCCCTTTCTCCCTGCTGGTGGGGGCGCTGGCGGTGGCCCTGTTCGCCTATCTGGCCGCGGTCTACCTGGCGGTGGAGACCCGGGGTGCGCTCCAGGAAGATTTCCGCCGGCGCGCCCTCGGGGCCGGCATCGCCGTGGCCGTCCTGGCCGGCGCCCTGCTGCCCCTGGCGCCCCGGACGGCCCCCCACCTCTGGGAGCTGGTCTCCGAGCGGGGCCGGGTGCTGGTGGCGACGGGTGCGGCCCTGGCGTTGCTCTCGGGCTGGCTCGTGTGGCGGCGCTACTTCCTGCTGGCGCGGGTGACCGCGGTGGCGGAGGTGGTGGTGCTGCTCTGGGGCTGGGCCCTGGGCCAGTGGCCGTATCTGATCTATCCCGATGTGACGGTGTTCAACGCGGCGGCGCCCGACCCCATCCTGCGCTTCGCCCTGTGGGCCACGCCCGCCGGCCTCCTCATCCTGATCCCGTCCCTGTGGCTGCTGTTTGCCGTCTTCAAGGGGGAGAACCCGCAGGCGGGCG
This is a stretch of genomic DNA from Thermaerobacter sp. PB12/4term. It encodes these proteins:
- a CDS encoding cytochrome d ubiquinol oxidase subunit II; the encoded protein is MPETVVAVVLMLALTAYAVLGGADFGGGVWDLLARGPRAEAQRQAIARAMGPVWEANHVWLIFALVLLFTAFPRAYSSLGVALFVPFHLVLAGIVLRGAAFVFRAPAATAAGPQRAWASVFGAASTITPFLLGATLAAVSSGGIRVAPDGSVSTNALHAWFSPFSLLVGALAVALFAYLAAVYLAVETRGALQEDFRRRALGAGIAVAVLAGALLPLAPRTAPHLWELVSERGRVLVATGAALALLSGWLVWRRYFLLARVTAVAEVVVLLWGWALGQWPYLIYPDVTVFNAAAPDPILRFALWATPAGLLILIPSLWLLFAVFKGENPQAGEPPGALDPRTNPARPGAGIAAGSPAAGAATAGQPTAGPVRGDGGGRGRPAGPAGPRPLGQDGGPDGARGT
- a CDS encoding cytochrome ubiquinol oxidase subunit I encodes the protein MDSLLAARLQMAISLGFHMIFASLALGMPVLMLMAEGLYLRRGDPRYLELARTWAKVTAITFAIGAVSGTALSFELGLLWPRFMELAGPATGPAFTLEGFAFFTEAIFLGLYLYGWNRLSPRAHWLAGIPVALSSAASSVMVVASNAWMQNPVGVQTLLEEPHRFDPVAALFGNPAWPVMALHSTLACYAATAFMVAAVYAWAALKGYRDPMRRSALRMAMAMGTVAALLMPVTGDVSAKFVAQNQPVKLAAMEAQFETEAGAPLRIGGLPDPETGRVAYALEIPGMLSWLAYGDTGAVVEGLDRVPRDRWPNVPLTHIAFQVMVVAGILMVLVSAWYWWAVWRHERGARAGTAVRAGAAHGDATATGSGGAAGVLADRRLMRGLVAAGPLGIVALEAGWIVTEVGRQPWIIRDVMLTADAVTPAPGVVTTLVAFTLLYVLLSVTLVWLLRRIGHKDVPGETAGIHPAGAGDPAHPAGPGGPGGRRPATAEAGGAGAGGGR